The Takifugu flavidus isolate HTHZ2018 chromosome 21, ASM371156v2, whole genome shotgun sequence genome has a window encoding:
- the sfpq gene encoding splicing factor, proline- and glutamine-rich isoform X1, translating to MSRFNNNRGGMGMNNFQPRRGGGVGGPMRGGLMGNPNMRSHPFQNQNRRGLNNNFNRQPNQGPPQTPPKQQNQPIIPPPSPGPALTMKGPMEQQKATEKEQGAIKQQTPAPPSTIQSPPAKTNITSPQHQESKNQDQQLKSPIGNANGQQQKQPPQASPKSTPQQPIRPGLQQPLRPGPQQGQRPGLQQGQRPGLQQGQRSGQQQGPRLGPQQGQRSGQQQGQKTAPMAMKRADGQETMDNPAAQAEGSQAKEFKATLSMLLKPGEKRYTQRCRLFIGNLPNDITEEAFKKLFAKYGEPSEVFINKGKGFGFIRLESRALAEIAKAELDDTPMKGRPLRVRFATHSAALSVKNLSPFVSNELLEEAFSQFGMVERAVVIVDDRGRSTGKGIVEFASKPAARKALDRCSEGVFLLTCSPRPVVVEPLEQFDDEDGLPEKLAQKNPRYQAEREEPPRFARPGTFEFEYAKRWKSLDEMEKQQRQQVEKNMQEAREKLEAEMEDAYHEHQANLLRQDLLRRQEELRRMEELHSQEMQKRKELQLRQEEERRRREEEMLRKREMEEQMRRQREENYRMGGFMDREREMRMNSGGAMGLGAGQKFPMGGLGFEGQQGMGSSPGNMMGNDMRNERFSQGGPRGMGPGNPGYGRVREEFDGPSKKPRF from the exons ATGTCTCGGTTCAACAATAATCGCGGTGGCATGGGGATGAACAATTTCCAACCTCGGAGAGGCGGCGGAGTAGGCGGCCCGATGCGTGGTGGATTAATGGGCAACCCAAATATGAGGAGCCATCCGTTTCAGAATCAAAACCGCAGGGGACTAAATAATAACTTCAACAGACAACCGAATCAGGGACCACCGCAGACGCCACCGAAGCAACAAAACCAGCCGATCATCCCCCCGCCAAGTCCCGGCCCAGCTCTAACAATGAAGGGCCCGATGGAGCAACAGAAAGCGACAGAAAAAGAGCAGGGAGCGATTAAACAGCAAACTCCTGCACCCCCATCTACGATTCAATCGCCCCCCGCAAAGACCAACATTACATCTCCCCAACACCAGGAAAGCAAAAACCAAGACCAGCAGCTCAAGAGCCCGATAGGAAATGCGAACGgacaacaacaaaagcagccTCCACAAGCCAGCCCCAAGTCAACACCGCAGCAGCCCATTCGACCGGGCCTGCAGCAGCCTCTTCGACCGGGCCCGCAACAGGGCCAGCGACCTGGTCTGCAACAAGGCCAGCGACCTGGCCTGCAACAGGGCCAGCGATCAGGACAGCAACAGGGCCCGAGATTGGGTCCACAACAGGGCCAGCGATCGGGGCAGCAGCAAGGGCAGAAAACTGCTCCAATGGCGATGAAACGGGCAGATGGACAGGAGACAATGGACAATCCTGCAGCCCAGGCGGAAGGGAGCCAGGCAAAG GAGTTTAAGGCTACGCTGTCCATGTTGCTTAAACCTGGTGAGAAGAGATACACTCAACGATGCCGTCTTTTCATTGGCAACCTGCCTAACGACATAACAGAGGAAGCATTCAAGAAGCTTTTTGCAAAATATGGGGAGCCCAGCGAAGTGTTTATCAATAAAGGGAAAGGCTTTGGTTTCATCCGCTTG GAGTCTCGGGCACTTGCTGAGATTGCAAAGGCAGAGTTGGATGACACTCCTATGAAAGGCAGACCACTCCGTGTGCGATTTGCCACGCACTCTGCAGCCCTCTCTGTGAAGAACCTGTCTCCATTTGTTTCTAATGAGCTCCTTGAAGAGGCCTTCTCTCAATTTGGAATGGTTGAAAGAGCGGTTGTAATTGTCGATGATCGTGGCCGTTCAACGGGCAAGGGGATTGTCGAGTTTGCGTCCAAACCAGCTGCCAGGAAGGCCCTCGATCGGTGCAGCGAGGGTGTTTTCCTTCTTACCTG TTCGCCGCGGCCTGTTGTTGTAGAGCCTTTAGAGCAatttgatgatgaagatggccTCCCAGAGAAGCTTGCACAAAAGAATCCCCGATATCAAGC CGAGCGTGAGGAACCTCCCCGTTTTGCTCGCCCAGGAACTTTTGAATTTGAATACGCTAAGCGTTGGAAGTCGCTTGACGAAATGGAGAAGCAACAGAGGCagcaggtggaaaaaaacaTGCAAGAAGCTCGGGAGAAGCTTGAGGCAGAGATGGAAGATGCCTACCACGAGCACCAAGCCAACTTGTTAAGACAAG ACCTTCTAAGACGACAGGAGGAGTTGCGGCGTATGGAGGAACTGCACAGTCAAGAAATGCAGAAGAGAAAGGAGCTGCAGTTAAG ACAAGAAGAAGAGCGTCGGCGACGTGAAGAGGAAATGCTTCGGAAACGGGAGATGGAAGAGCAGATGCGTCGCCAGCGTGAGGAGAACTACAGAATGGGAGGCTTTATGGAC agggagagagaaatgagAATGAATTCAGGTGGGGCCATGGGTTTGGGTG CTGGTCAGAAGTTCCCAATGGGTGGACTTGGCTTTGAAGGGCAGCAAGGGATGGGATCATCTCCAGGAAACATGATGGGCAATGACATG CGCAATGAGCGCTTCTCCCAGGGGGGCCCTAGGGGAATGGGTCCTGGCAACCCTGGTTATGGTAGGGTCCGTGAAGAATTTGACGGCCCCTCTAAGAAACCTCGTTTTTAA
- the sfpq gene encoding splicing factor, proline- and glutamine-rich isoform X2, which yields MSRFNNNRGGMGMNNFQPRRGGGVGGPMRGGLMGNPNMRSHPFQNQNRRGLNNNFNRQPNQGPPQTPPKQQNQPIIPPPSPGPALTMKGPMEQQKATEKEQGAIKQQTPAPPSTIQSPPAKTNITSPQHQESKNQDQQLKSPIGNANGQQQKQPPQASPKSTPQQPIRPGLQQPLRPGPQQGQRPGLQQGQRPGLQQGQRSGQQQGPRLGPQQGQRSGQQQGQKTAPMAMKRADGQETMDNPAAQAEGSQAKEFKATLSMLLKPGEKRYTQRCRLFIGNLPNDITEEAFKKLFAKYGEPSEVFINKGKGFGFIRLESRALAEIAKAELDDTPMKGRPLRVRFATHSAALSVKNLSPFVSNELLEEAFSQFGMVERAVVIVDDRGRSTGKGIVEFASKPAARKALDRCSEGVFLLTCSPRPVVVEPLEQFDDEDGLPEKLAQKNPRYQAEREEPPRFARPGTFEFEYAKRWKSLDEMEKQQRQQVEKNMQEAREKLEAEMEDAYHEHQANLLRQDLLRRQEELRRMEELHSQEMQKRKELQLRQEEERRRREEEMLRKREMEEQMRRQREENYRMGGFMDREREMRMNSGGAMGLGAGQKFPMGGLGFEGQQGMGSSPGNMMGNDMGPVEAG from the exons ATGTCTCGGTTCAACAATAATCGCGGTGGCATGGGGATGAACAATTTCCAACCTCGGAGAGGCGGCGGAGTAGGCGGCCCGATGCGTGGTGGATTAATGGGCAACCCAAATATGAGGAGCCATCCGTTTCAGAATCAAAACCGCAGGGGACTAAATAATAACTTCAACAGACAACCGAATCAGGGACCACCGCAGACGCCACCGAAGCAACAAAACCAGCCGATCATCCCCCCGCCAAGTCCCGGCCCAGCTCTAACAATGAAGGGCCCGATGGAGCAACAGAAAGCGACAGAAAAAGAGCAGGGAGCGATTAAACAGCAAACTCCTGCACCCCCATCTACGATTCAATCGCCCCCCGCAAAGACCAACATTACATCTCCCCAACACCAGGAAAGCAAAAACCAAGACCAGCAGCTCAAGAGCCCGATAGGAAATGCGAACGgacaacaacaaaagcagccTCCACAAGCCAGCCCCAAGTCAACACCGCAGCAGCCCATTCGACCGGGCCTGCAGCAGCCTCTTCGACCGGGCCCGCAACAGGGCCAGCGACCTGGTCTGCAACAAGGCCAGCGACCTGGCCTGCAACAGGGCCAGCGATCAGGACAGCAACAGGGCCCGAGATTGGGTCCACAACAGGGCCAGCGATCGGGGCAGCAGCAAGGGCAGAAAACTGCTCCAATGGCGATGAAACGGGCAGATGGACAGGAGACAATGGACAATCCTGCAGCCCAGGCGGAAGGGAGCCAGGCAAAG GAGTTTAAGGCTACGCTGTCCATGTTGCTTAAACCTGGTGAGAAGAGATACACTCAACGATGCCGTCTTTTCATTGGCAACCTGCCTAACGACATAACAGAGGAAGCATTCAAGAAGCTTTTTGCAAAATATGGGGAGCCCAGCGAAGTGTTTATCAATAAAGGGAAAGGCTTTGGTTTCATCCGCTTG GAGTCTCGGGCACTTGCTGAGATTGCAAAGGCAGAGTTGGATGACACTCCTATGAAAGGCAGACCACTCCGTGTGCGATTTGCCACGCACTCTGCAGCCCTCTCTGTGAAGAACCTGTCTCCATTTGTTTCTAATGAGCTCCTTGAAGAGGCCTTCTCTCAATTTGGAATGGTTGAAAGAGCGGTTGTAATTGTCGATGATCGTGGCCGTTCAACGGGCAAGGGGATTGTCGAGTTTGCGTCCAAACCAGCTGCCAGGAAGGCCCTCGATCGGTGCAGCGAGGGTGTTTTCCTTCTTACCTG TTCGCCGCGGCCTGTTGTTGTAGAGCCTTTAGAGCAatttgatgatgaagatggccTCCCAGAGAAGCTTGCACAAAAGAATCCCCGATATCAAGC CGAGCGTGAGGAACCTCCCCGTTTTGCTCGCCCAGGAACTTTTGAATTTGAATACGCTAAGCGTTGGAAGTCGCTTGACGAAATGGAGAAGCAACAGAGGCagcaggtggaaaaaaacaTGCAAGAAGCTCGGGAGAAGCTTGAGGCAGAGATGGAAGATGCCTACCACGAGCACCAAGCCAACTTGTTAAGACAAG ACCTTCTAAGACGACAGGAGGAGTTGCGGCGTATGGAGGAACTGCACAGTCAAGAAATGCAGAAGAGAAAGGAGCTGCAGTTAAG ACAAGAAGAAGAGCGTCGGCGACGTGAAGAGGAAATGCTTCGGAAACGGGAGATGGAAGAGCAGATGCGTCGCCAGCGTGAGGAGAACTACAGAATGGGAGGCTTTATGGAC agggagagagaaatgagAATGAATTCAGGTGGGGCCATGGGTTTGGGTG CTGGTCAGAAGTTCCCAATGGGTGGACTTGGCTTTGAAGGGCAGCAAGGGATGGGATCATCTCCAGGAAACATGATGGGCAATGACATG